The sequence below is a genomic window from Paenibacillus silvisoli.
TTGGCGGGACTTAAACTAGACTATTAATTACTTACGGAATGAAGGAGGTACCTACTTTGGCTCACGGACATGCGGTTAAACGGTATAGTGGCCTGATGGATTGGCTGACGACCGTCGACCATAAAAAAATCGGCATTCTGTATCTGTTATCGGGCGGATTCTTCTTCCTGGTTGGCGGATTGGAAGCTCTCCTGATTCGGATTCAGCTATGGAAGCCGTTAAATGACTTCGTAGCGGCGCATACGTTCAACGAATTGTTGACGATGCACGGTACGACGATGATCTTCCTTGCGGCGATGCCGATGATATTCGCGTTAATGAATGCGATCGTGCCGCTGCAAATCGGCGCGCGGGACGTTGCGTACCCGTTCGTTAACGCAATCGGCTTCTGGACATTCTTCGCGGGCGGCGTTCTGCTGAATATCAGCTGGTTTGCCGGCGGCGCTCCGGATGCGGGCTGGACGGCATATGCTCCGCTTTCGACGTCGACTTACAGCACTTCACATGGTCTCGATTATTATGTTATCGGTCTCCAAATTGCCGGTATCGGTACGTTGGTAGGCGGTATCAACTTCCTGGTAACAATCATTAACATGCGTGCACCGGGCATGAGCTTCATGCGTATGCCGATGTTCACATGGACGGCGTTCATCACTTCGGCGCTGATTCTGTTCGCTTTCCCTGCTCTGACGGTTGGTCTGGTAGCGATGATGTTCGACCGCGTATTCAGCGGCAACTTCTTCGAACCGACGAACGGCGGTAATGCCGTACTTTGGGAGCATATCTTCTGGATTTTCGGACACCCTGAGGTTTACATTCTGATCTTGCCTGCTTTCGGCGTTATTTCCGAGGTTATCAGTACGTTCTCGCGTAAACGGTTGTTCGGTTACAGCTCCATGGTATTCGCTACGGTGCTGATCGGATTCCTTGGCTTCATGGTTTGGGCGCATCACATGTTCACGACAGGTCTTGGACCGGTTGCGAACGCATTGTTCTCCATTGCAACGATGTTGATCGCCGTACCGACCGGTATCAAAATCTTTAACTGGCTGTTCACGATGTGGGGCGGTTCGATCCGTTTCACAACGGCTAACCTGTTCGCAATCGGCTTCGTTCCGACATTCGTTATGGGTGGCGTAACGGGGGTTATGCTTGCGGCAGCGCCTGCTGACTTCCAGTATCACGATTCGTACTTCGTCGTAGCTCACTTCCACTACGTTATCGTCGGTGGTTTGATTATGGGTCTGTTCTCCGGCCTATACTACTGGTGGCCAAAAATGTTCGGTCGCATGCTTGACGAGGGACTGGGCAAGCTTAGCTTCTGGACGTTCTATATCGGTTTCCACCTGACATTCTTCGTACAGCATTTCCTTGGCTTGATGGGGATGCCGCGTCGCGTATGGACGTACTTGGATGGGTTGGGCTTCAACAACCTGAACTTGATCAGTACAATCGGCGCAATGCTGATGGGCGTAGGTACGATCGTATTCTTGCTCAACGTTGTTATCACGTCAATGAAACCTAAAACGGCTTCAAACGATCCGTGGGAAGACGGCCGTACGCTGGAATGGACGATTTCGTCCCCGGCTCCAGAGTACAACTTCCTGCAAACGCCGCTTGTACGCGGTTATGACGCTTTCTGGAAAGAGAAGATGGAAGGCAAGAACGCGATGGTTCCTGCGGAGCCGATCGGTCCGATTCATATGCCTTCGCCATCGATTCTGCCATTCGTGATGTCGATCGGCCTCTTCATCGCAGGCTTTGGCTTCATGTATGCGAAAGGCGAT
It includes:
- the ctaD gene encoding cytochrome c oxidase subunit I, whose product is MKEVPTLAHGHAVKRYSGLMDWLTTVDHKKIGILYLLSGGFFFLVGGLEALLIRIQLWKPLNDFVAAHTFNELLTMHGTTMIFLAAMPMIFALMNAIVPLQIGARDVAYPFVNAIGFWTFFAGGVLLNISWFAGGAPDAGWTAYAPLSTSTYSTSHGLDYYVIGLQIAGIGTLVGGINFLVTIINMRAPGMSFMRMPMFTWTAFITSALILFAFPALTVGLVAMMFDRVFSGNFFEPTNGGNAVLWEHIFWIFGHPEVYILILPAFGVISEVISTFSRKRLFGYSSMVFATVLIGFLGFMVWAHHMFTTGLGPVANALFSIATMLIAVPTGIKIFNWLFTMWGGSIRFTTANLFAIGFVPTFVMGGVTGVMLAAAPADFQYHDSYFVVAHFHYVIVGGLIMGLFSGLYYWWPKMFGRMLDEGLGKLSFWTFYIGFHLTFFVQHFLGLMGMPRRVWTYLDGLGFNNLNLISTIGAMLMGVGTIVFLLNVVITSMKPKTASNDPWEDGRTLEWTISSPAPEYNFLQTPLVRGYDAFWKEKMEGKNAMVPAEPIGPIHMPSPSILPFVMSIGLFIAGFGFMYAKGDYGTGIWASILNHHILAIFGLAITLVCMFLRSVYDDHGFHIEPDELHGDKGVKA